From the genome of Streptomyces sp. NBC_00659, one region includes:
- a CDS encoding aminotransferase class V-fold PLP-dependent enzyme: protein MLTSYAAHFDTPAGYLDFARFGPPSRDAVAATARAMEESARADHTTVDGLMRAEAVARDTAARLAGTDSRHTVLLPNASTGLFHAALGIPEGVVLAPRSDFPANHYPWRRTADLGRATPRWLDPATGGGVTPELVRAALTDDVVALSVSAVDFRTGFRVDLAALRETIGPDRLLIVDAIQAFGVAAMDWNAADVVVAGGQKWLRAGWATGFAALSDRALESLEPVLTGWTGVEDVGLFDGAEHPPATDARRWSITNLSPVTAAAFAAALDLVERHTVTAIEAAIATRIAELTEAVAAHGGRVLSPADPARRAGILSFTMPDHDPSVVAKALHAEGVTPTVRADSLRLSPHASTPPEASERVAAALSSLGN from the coding sequence GTGCTCACGTCGTACGCAGCCCACTTCGACACACCCGCCGGGTATCTCGACTTCGCACGGTTCGGCCCGCCGTCACGGGACGCCGTGGCCGCCACCGCGCGAGCCATGGAGGAGTCCGCCCGCGCAGATCACACCACCGTGGACGGCCTGATGCGCGCGGAAGCGGTCGCACGGGACACGGCCGCGCGTCTCGCGGGCACCGACAGCCGGCACACCGTACTGCTCCCCAACGCCTCCACCGGACTGTTCCACGCCGCCCTCGGCATCCCGGAGGGTGTGGTCCTCGCGCCGCGCTCCGACTTCCCCGCCAACCACTATCCGTGGCGCCGTACCGCCGACCTGGGCCGGGCCACACCCCGCTGGCTCGACCCGGCGACCGGCGGCGGGGTCACCCCCGAACTGGTCCGTGCCGCCCTGACCGACGACGTCGTCGCCCTGTCCGTCAGCGCCGTCGACTTCCGCACCGGATTCCGCGTCGACCTCGCGGCACTGCGCGAGACGATCGGACCGGACCGGCTGCTGATCGTGGACGCCATCCAGGCGTTCGGCGTGGCCGCGATGGACTGGAACGCGGCCGACGTGGTGGTGGCGGGCGGTCAGAAGTGGCTGCGCGCGGGCTGGGCGACCGGTTTCGCGGCACTGTCCGACCGCGCGCTGGAGTCCCTGGAACCGGTCCTCACCGGCTGGACGGGCGTCGAGGACGTCGGTCTCTTCGACGGCGCGGAACACCCGCCCGCGACGGACGCGCGGCGATGGTCGATCACCAATCTCAGCCCGGTGACGGCCGCCGCGTTCGCCGCCGCGCTGGACCTCGTGGAGCGACACACCGTCACGGCGATCGAGGCCGCCATCGCCACCCGGATCGCCGAACTCACCGAGGCCGTCGCCGCACACGGCGGCCGCGTCCTCTCCCCCGCCGACCCGGCACGCCGCGCGGGCATCCTCTCCTTCACCATGCCGGACCACGATCCGTCCGTCGTCGCGAAGGCTCTGCACGCCGAGGGCGTCACCCCGACAGTGCGCGCCGACTCGCTCCGGCTCTCCCCGCACGCGTCGACCCCGCCGGAGGCTTCCGAACGGGTGGCGGCGGCCCTGTCGTCGCTGGGGAACTGA